AACGGCAGGCGTTTCCTCATCGACGTGGTGATGCAGACCCCGCAGCGGTTCTCCGACGCCTTCCGCACCGCGATCGAGGCCGAACTGCCCGCGTTCGCGCCCGCGATGTTGCGCGCCCGATTCCATCTGTGGGAGTCCGGATCGACTGCGCAGATGGTCGACACCCTGGCCCACATCAAGTCCAGCCACGGTGTGGTGCTCAAAGCACCCGACGAACCGGAGGTGGTGGAGGCCGTCGACCGGCTGGTGGCCGCCGGCGTCCCGGTGGTGACCTACACCACCGATGTTCCGACCAGCGCACGTTGCGCGTATGTCGGGATCGACAATCACGGTGCCGGCGCCACGGCGGCTTATCTCATCGAGCAGTGGCTGGGCACGGACCCGGCGGGTGTGCTGATCACCTTGAGCCGCACGGTGTTCCGCGGCGAGGGCGAGCGGGAGGTCGGGTTCCGGTCAGGTCTGCGCGGATCGGGCCGGACGGTGGTCGAGGTCACCGACAGCGACGGTATCGACGCGACCAACGAACGCCTGGTGCTGCAGGCCCTGGAGCGCAACCCGTCGGTGGGTGCCGTCTATTCACCAGGCGGCGGCAACACCGCGACGGTGGCGGCGTTCGACAAGCTCGGTCGCGAATGCAAGGTTTTCATCGCCCACGATCTCGACGTCGACAATCGCCGACTGCTGCGCGACGGCCGGATCTCGGCCGTCCTGCACAACGATCTGCGTGCCGATGCGCACCTGGCGATGCGCTTGATCCTGCAGCAGCACGGGGCGTTGCCGTCCGAGCCCGTGCGCCCGGCGCCCATCCAGGTGGTCACGCCCTACAACCTGCCCATGTGAGCCGTCCGGGTGAGCACCCGGATAGGCGTCCAGGATGTGGGGCTACGATTTCGCCCGACGCATGTGACGATCCGTCGGCGTCAGACTGTATTGACATCGATCGCGACCGAGGGACCGAAGTTTCATGCCACGAGAGTTAGTCCCTGGCGTGACCGTGCTGGGCAACCTGGCAATCGACGTCATCAACGGAGCCCCGCCGAGCCCCGGCGGCTGCGCGTCGTTCGCCGGCGTCGCGCTGCAGGCCGCCGGCGGTGTCGGCCGGATCGTGGCGATGGGCGCCGAGCGTGATCACTCGCTGTTCGACGGCCTGCAGGAGCGGTTCGGGCCGCTCGTGCAGATCCTGCCGTCGGCGGTCACCAGCTCGTTCCGGCTCGACTACGACGACACCGACCACCGGCACATGGGCGTCGACGCGATCGGCCCGGTGTGGTCACCCGCCGACGTCGAGGCCGCCGATCCGACGACGACGTGGGTCCACCTCGCGCCGCTGCTGCGCACCGATTTCCCTGCCGAGACGCTCGCGGCGCTCGTGGCGCGGGG
This genomic window from Mycolicibacterium goodii contains:
- a CDS encoding LacI family DNA-binding transcriptional regulator, whose protein sequence is MAHRYKVREIAQQCGLSEATVDRVLNNRPGVRENTRAEVRQAIADLDKQRAQLRLNGRRFLIDVVMQTPQRFSDAFRTAIEAELPAFAPAMLRARFHLWESGSTAQMVDTLAHIKSSHGVVLKAPDEPEVVEAVDRLVAAGVPVVTYTTDVPTSARCAYVGIDNHGAGATAAYLIEQWLGTDPAGVLITLSRTVFRGEGEREVGFRSGLRGSGRTVVEVTDSDGIDATNERLVLQALERNPSVGAVYSPGGGNTATVAAFDKLGRECKVFIAHDLDVDNRRLLRDGRISAVLHNDLRADAHLAMRLILQQHGALPSEPVRPAPIQVVTPYNLPM